A window of the Juglans microcarpa x Juglans regia isolate MS1-56 chromosome 5D, Jm3101_v1.0, whole genome shotgun sequence genome harbors these coding sequences:
- the LOC121264139 gene encoding vacuolar-sorting receptor 6-like: MMAMEKKTCMAFLVKLLTALVLVLISVLENHEVGARFVVEKSSITVLSPMNMHSKRDGAIGNFGVPDYGGYLAGSLVYPEKGSNGCEAFEGDKPFKSKFSRPNVLLLDRGGCYFALKVWNGQQAGAAAVLVADNVDEPLITMDSPAESIDSDGYIEKIGIPSALIEKSFGESLKEGLKKKEDVIIRIDWREAVPHPDERVEYEFWTNTNDECGARCDEQMDFVRNFRGHAQILEKGGYTLFTPHYITWYCPLAFIHSSRCKSQCINNGRYCAPDPEKDFGEGYQGKDVVLENLRQLCVHRVAKESNRPWVWWDYATDFHIRCSMKEKRYSKDCAEYVIEALGLPIEKIRKCIGDPEADMENEVLRTEQELQVGRGSRGDVTILPTVVINNVQYRGKLERSAVLKAICAGFKETTDPPVCLSGDIETNECAHEHNGGCWRDTRSNVTACKDTFRGRVCECPVVNGVQYQGDGYTSCTPFGSARCSIYNGGCWSEVRDGLTFSACSESDLHGCRCPLGFHGDGQKCEDVDECKEHSRCRCNGCSCRNTWGSYECKCKGDLLYIKEQDACIERNRSRFGWFPSFLVLAALAAACIAGYIFYKYRLRSYMDTEIMAIMSQYMPLDNQHDNQVQTDQAEPLRRGSV; the protein is encoded by the exons ATGATGGCCATGGAGAAGAAAACTTGCATGGCTTTTCTCGTGAAGCTGCTGACAGCTTTGGTTTTGGTATTAATATCAGTTCTTGAGAATCATGAAGTGGGTGCAAGGTTTGTGGTGGAGAAGAGTAGTATTACTGTTCTATCTCCCATGAACATGCATTCAAAGCGCGACGGCGCCATAGGGAACTTTGGAGTTCCAGATTATGGAGGCTATCTGGCGGGCTCTCTGGTCTATCCCGAGAAAGGCTCCAACGGGTGCGAGGCCTTTGAGGGTGATAAGCCTTTCAAGTCCAAATTCTCTCGCCCCAATGTTCTTCTTCTTGACCGAGGAG GATGCTACTTTGCCTTGAAAGTATGGAATGGACAACAGGCAGGAGCTGCAGCTGTTTTAGTGGCTGATAACGTTGACGAGCCTCTAATTACCATGGATTCTCCCGCGGAAAGCATTGATTCAGATGGGTACATAGAGAAGATTGGAATTCCATCAGCTTTGATAGAGAAGTCTTTTGGCGAAAGCTTGAAGGAAGgtctgaaaaaaaaagaggacgTTATAATAAGAATAGACTGGAGAGAGGCTGTGCCCCATCCAGATGAGAGGGTTGAGTATGAGTTTTGGACGAACACCAACGACGAATGTGGGGCTCGCTGCGACGAGCAGATGGATTTTGTGAGGAATTTCAGGGGCCACGCTCAGATTCTTGAGAAGGGGGGTTACACCCTTTTCACACCACACTACATAACTTGGTACTGCCCGCTCGCATTCATCCATAGCAGTCGATGCAAATCTCAGTGCATAAACAATGGAAGATACTGTGCTCCAGACCCAGAGAAAGATTTTGGAGAGGGATATCAAGGGAAAGATGTGGTCCTTGAGAACTTGAGGCAGCTCTGTGTGCATAGAGTCGCCAAGGAGAGCAACCGGCCATGGGTTTGGTGGGATTATGCTACAGATTTCCATATTAGGTGTTCCATGAAGGAGAAGAGATATAGCAAGGATTGTGCTGAGTATGTCATTGAAGCACTTG GTCTTCCCATCGAGAAGATTAGAAAGTGCATCGGTGACCCTGAAGCTGATATGGAAAATGAAGTCCTAAGAACTGAGCAAGAACTCCAG GTCGGGCGAGGATCTCGTGGTGATGTAACCATCTTGCCAACAGTGGTCATTAACAATGTTCAGTATCGAG GAAAATTGGAGAGAAGTGCTGTGCTGAAAGCCATATGTGCTGGATTCAAAGAGACCACTGATCCTCCAGTTTGTTTAAGTGGAG ATATTGAGACTAATGAGTGCGCTCATGAACACAATGGTGGCTGTTGGCGGGACACACGCTCTAATGTAACTGCTTGTAAG GACACATTTAGAGGAAGAGTCTGCGAGTGCCCGGTGGTAAATGGCGTTCAATATCAAGGAGATGGTTACACATCTTGTACAC CTTTTGGATCTGCAAGATGCTCAATATATAATGGAGGTTGCTGGTCAGAAGTTAGAGATGGATTGACCTTCTCGGCTTGCTCA GAGTCTGATCTACATGGCTGTCGCTGCCCACTTGGCTTTCATGGGGATGGTCAGAAATGCGAAG ATGTTGATGAATGCAAGGAACACAGTCGTTGTCGGTGTAATGGTTGCAGCTGCAGAAACACTTGGGGTAGTTATGAATGCAAGTGTAAGGGGGACCTTCTGTATATAAAGGAGCAAGATGCTTGTATTG AAAGAAATAGATCACGATTTGGATGGTTTCCATCCTTCTTGGTCCTTGCAGCTTTGGCGGCAGCTTGTATAGCTGgttatatattctataaatataggCTACGG TCTTACATGGACACAGAGATCATGGCTATCATGTCACAATACATGCCACTAGACAACCAGCATGATAATCAAGTCCAAACTGATCAAGCCGAACCTTTACGACGAGGCTCGGTGTAA